The Methylomarinum sp. Ch1-1 genome contains the following window.
CGTTAAAAGCTGCGCCTGCGGTACATCGTTCTCGACCAGCGATAACGGCGCAGCCAACAAAACCTGTTCATCATAAGATAGCGAGGAACCAGTTTAGATACTGAGAGATTATCGAAACCTCCCCTTTTTTGGGCTATTGACAACACTTTCCCATATAAGGGAAATACAGTCTTCGCTATAAATTAAAACTTTATAGCGCTAGGTAGCTGCGATACAATCGCGTCCTTTTGTCGCGCCTACCGCTATAAAGTATGGCTACACAATGAATCGAAGCAACAAGAGAACACAGTGAAACAAGCGGCGACACCGAATCTGCTCAGCAGTGGCAGAAAACACAACCATCTTGAATTGCTGGAACGCATCGATGCCAGCGGTTCAATCCGCGCCGCGGCCAATGCTCTGGGCATGAGTTACAAGGCGGCCTGGGATGCCGTTGAAAACATCAACAACCTCTCCGCCCAACCGCTGGTTGAGCGCCGGGTTGGCGGACGCAACGGTGGCGGCGCAGTATTGACGACACACGGCAGACGCTTGGTCGCGGCCTATCGCAGACTGGACAAGGAAAGGGAACGGGTTCTGGCCCATCTCAACCGGGTCATGGACGACTTCGACACCTACTATGAAATGATCAGGAGATTTGACATGAAAACCAGCGCTCGTAATCAATTCCTCGGGAAGATTATCAAGATCAAAGAAGGCGCCGTTAACGCCGAGGTCATACTCAATATCGGTGGCGGAGATGAACTGGTCGCCGGCATCACGCTCGACAGTCTCAAGCATCTGGAGCTGACCGAAGGCATGGAAGCCTATGCCTTGATTAAGTCGCAATGGGTCATTCTAAGCGCCGATAACGACCTGAAGACCAGCGCCCGCAACCGCCTGTGCGGCTCCGTCGCCCGTTGTCAGGAAGGCGCGGTCAACTCAGAAATCATCCTCGAACTACCCGGCGGCAAGCATCTGACCGCCATCGTCACCAATGACAGCTATCATGATCTCGGCCTCAAACCCGGCATGCGCGCCTGCGCCCTGATCAAGTCTTCCCATGTGATTCTTGCCGTCGCCTCTTAACCGTCTTTAACTCAACAAGGAGTCCATCAATGAAACGTTTACTCTCTTACTTTACACTGCTGATTTCTTTGGGCTACGGCGCCGGCGCCGGCGCCGAAATCGTCAATGTCGCCGTCGCGTCAAATTTCACCGCGCCGATGAAAGCGATCGCGGCGGAATTCGAACAAGACACCGGTCACACAACGCAACTCGCCTTTGGCTCGTCCGGTAAATTCTTTGCCCAGATTAAAAACGGCGCACCTTTTCAGATCTTCCTGTCCGCCGACGCCAAGAAACCGGAAATATTGGAACAAGAGGGCTTCGCCGTTGCCGGCAGCCGCTTCACCTATGCCTTCGGTTCGTTGGTGTTATGGTCAGCCCAACCCGATTTAGTCGAT
Protein-coding sequences here:
- a CDS encoding TOBE domain-containing protein; translated protein: MKQAATPNLLSSGRKHNHLELLERIDASGSIRAAANALGMSYKAAWDAVENINNLSAQPLVERRVGGRNGGGAVLTTHGRRLVAAYRRLDKERERVLAHLNRVMDDFDTYYEMIRRFDMKTSARNQFLGKIIKIKEGAVNAEVILNIGGGDELVAGITLDSLKHLELTEGMEAYALIKSQWVILSADNDLKTSARNRLCGSVARCQEGAVNSEIILELPGGKHLTAIVTNDSYHDLGLKPGMRACALIKSSHVILAVAS